One segment of Streptomyces sp. NA02950 DNA contains the following:
- a CDS encoding response regulator transcription factor: MRILVVEDDARLRELLREGLEEEGFTVEEAGDGPGGLTMGLAAAGADTRGPADAHGFADRPSPGAPTGAEYAAIVLDVMLPGMSGYQVCSRLREAGVWTPILMLTAKDGEYDEADGLDVGADDYLTKPFSYVVLIARVRALVRRGGLDRPELLELGDLRLEPAALACSRGGQNVTLTAKEFAVLECLARRAGQVISKSEIVQTVWDTAYDGGANLVEVYIRSLRRKIDVPYGRTAIRTIRGAGYLLARDGG, encoded by the coding sequence GTGCGCATACTCGTGGTGGAAGACGACGCCCGGCTCCGGGAACTCCTGCGGGAGGGGCTGGAGGAAGAGGGCTTCACCGTCGAGGAGGCCGGGGACGGGCCGGGCGGTCTGACGATGGGCCTGGCCGCGGCGGGCGCCGACACCCGCGGCCCCGCCGACGCCCACGGCTTCGCCGACCGCCCCTCCCCCGGCGCACCCACCGGCGCCGAGTACGCCGCGATCGTGCTCGATGTGATGCTTCCCGGGATGTCCGGCTACCAGGTCTGCTCCCGGCTGCGCGAGGCGGGCGTCTGGACGCCGATCCTGATGCTGACCGCCAAGGACGGTGAGTACGACGAGGCCGACGGGCTCGATGTCGGGGCCGACGACTACCTCACCAAGCCGTTCTCGTACGTCGTCCTGATCGCCCGCGTCCGCGCCCTGGTCCGGCGCGGCGGGCTGGACCGGCCCGAACTGCTGGAGCTGGGCGACCTGCGGCTGGAACCGGCCGCGCTGGCCTGCTCGCGCGGCGGCCAGAACGTCACCCTCACGGCCAAGGAGTTCGCCGTACTGGAATGTCTGGCCCGCCGCGCCGGACAGGTGATCTCCAAGTCCGAGATCGTGCAAACGGTGTGGGACACCGCCTACGACGGAGGCGCCAACCTCGTCGAGGTGTACATCAGAAGCCTGCGCCGGAAGATCGATGTGCCGTACGGAAGGACCGCGATCCGCACCATCCGCGGCGCCGGGTATCTGCTGGCCCGCGACGGCGGCTAG
- the cutA gene encoding divalent-cation tolerance protein CutA has protein sequence MADYLTVLTTTDTPEKAEALARGAVEARLAACAQISQPVTSVYRWEGAIETAAEWQVLFKTTAVRYEELEAHLREAHDYDTPEVIATPITHGSEDYLAWVVTETTIG, from the coding sequence GTGGCCGACTATCTGACCGTCCTGACCACCACCGACACCCCCGAGAAGGCAGAGGCGCTGGCGCGCGGGGCCGTGGAGGCGCGGCTGGCGGCCTGCGCGCAGATCAGCCAGCCGGTCACGTCGGTGTACCGCTGGGAGGGGGCCATCGAGACCGCGGCCGAGTGGCAGGTCCTGTTCAAGACGACCGCGGTCCGGTACGAGGAGCTGGAGGCGCACCTCCGGGAGGCGCACGACTACGACACCCCCGAGGTCATCGCCACGCCGATCACCCATGGCAGCGAGGACTACCTGGCCTGGGTGGTCACCGAGACGACGATCGGCTGA
- a CDS encoding TSUP family transporter gives MPDIPLTTLLLLCLAAAAAGWIDAVVGGGGLLMLPALLVGLPHLQPTFILGTNKAVAICGTTGAAVTYTRKAPLDLRIAFRIGVAAAIGSLAGAYLASGIDSGVLRPLIMAVLLAVLAFVLLRPTFGAAPALTGPVSRHRVLTAVLGVGLGIGFYDGLIGPGTGTFLVLALAATLGTDLVTSSATAKVVNVCTNVGALLTFGLQGTVLWRLAAVLACFNLTGGMVGARMALKRGSGFVRGVLVVVVVSLVCKLGYDQWGS, from the coding sequence ATGCCTGACATACCCCTGACGACGCTGCTCCTGCTCTGTCTGGCCGCGGCGGCGGCCGGCTGGATCGACGCCGTCGTGGGGGGCGGGGGCCTGCTGATGCTCCCCGCCCTGCTGGTGGGACTCCCGCATCTCCAGCCGACGTTCATCCTCGGCACCAACAAGGCGGTCGCCATCTGCGGCACCACGGGCGCCGCCGTCACCTACACCCGCAAGGCGCCCCTGGATCTGCGGATCGCCTTCCGCATCGGCGTGGCCGCCGCCATCGGCTCGCTCGCGGGTGCGTATCTCGCTTCCGGTATCGACAGCGGTGTTCTCCGCCCGCTCATCATGGCCGTCCTGCTGGCGGTCCTCGCGTTTGTCCTCCTGCGCCCCACCTTCGGTGCCGCCCCCGCGCTGACCGGCCCCGTCTCCCGCCACCGCGTCCTCACCGCCGTACTCGGCGTGGGCCTGGGCATCGGCTTCTACGACGGCCTCATCGGCCCCGGCACCGGCACCTTCCTGGTCCTCGCCCTGGCCGCCACCCTCGGCACCGACCTGGTCACCTCGTCCGCCACCGCCAAGGTGGTCAACGTCTGCACCAACGTGGGCGCCCTCCTCACCTTCGGCCTCCAAGGCACCGTCCTCTGGCGCCTGGCCGCCGTCCTGGCCTGTTTCAACCTCACGGGCGGCATGGTGGGCGCGCGGATGGCGCTGAAGCGGGGGAGCGGGTTCGTGCGCGGGGTGCTGGTGGTGGTCGTGGTCTCCCTGGTGTGCAAGTTGGGGTACGACCAATGGGGTTCCTGA
- a CDS encoding TIGR04222 domain-containing membrane protein, which produces MRAEFRRSSARGATPPTLGLYDIACLAGGPQRVVETALIALSERGVVVVRRARVRAVGGTDGDRPVEPIEPIERALLGLCPRIVRADVVFGELMGGRAVAEIERRLVSYGLLTSHRRRPTRVGRRHLEAVREGGEFPAYVFDGPAAVPDRVLRRAVWEAAPEPSDPGWRVMWTGVALAPDDDTDSGGHPGCGSDGGHGCGGGGHGCGGGGGGGGD; this is translated from the coding sequence ATGCGAGCGGAATTCCGGCGGTCGTCGGCCAGAGGGGCGACACCGCCGACACTCGGGCTCTACGACATCGCCTGCCTGGCGGGCGGGCCGCAACGCGTTGTCGAAACCGCCCTGATAGCGCTCAGCGAGCGGGGCGTCGTGGTGGTCAGGCGCGCGCGGGTGCGAGCCGTCGGTGGTACGGACGGCGACCGTCCGGTCGAGCCGATCGAGCCGATCGAGCGTGCGCTGCTCGGGCTGTGTCCCCGGATCGTGCGCGCCGACGTCGTCTTCGGCGAACTGATGGGTGGCCGGGCGGTGGCGGAGATCGAGCGGCGGCTGGTGTCGTACGGCCTGCTCACCTCGCATCGCCGCCGCCCCACCCGGGTGGGCAGACGGCATCTGGAAGCGGTCCGGGAGGGCGGGGAGTTCCCCGCGTATGTCTTCGACGGCCCCGCCGCCGTCCCGGACCGGGTGCTGCGCCGTGCGGTGTGGGAGGCGGCGCCGGAGCCGTCCGATCCGGGGTGGCGGGTGATGTGGACGGGCGTGGCCCTCGCCCCGGACGACGATACGGATTCCGGTGGGCACCCCGGATGCGGTTCCGATGGTGGCCACGGCTGTGGTGGTGGCGGTCACGGCTGCGGTGGCGGGGGCGGCGGTGGCGGCGACTGA
- a CDS encoding cupin — MDDLTALARHHLDQAKSDPHGRSAHLFLHDGPLRQSVIAMVSGCELDEHNAPPAASLHVLHGHVRLTGTGGESTDLIAGQVHRIPHERHGLRALEDSVVLLTAVTATVGCPTPAENRATA; from the coding sequence ATGGATGACCTCACCGCGCTCGCGCGCCACCATCTGGACCAGGCGAAGTCCGATCCGCACGGGCGCAGCGCACATCTGTTCCTGCACGACGGGCCGCTGCGGCAGAGTGTGATCGCGATGGTCTCCGGCTGTGAGCTCGACGAGCACAACGCGCCCCCGGCGGCGAGTCTGCACGTGCTGCACGGGCACGTCCGGCTGACCGGCACCGGCGGCGAGAGCACGGATCTCATCGCGGGGCAGGTGCACCGCATTCCGCACGAGCGACACGGGCTGCGTGCGCTGGAGGACTCGGTGGTGCTGCTGACGGCCGTGACCGCGACGGTCGGCTGTCCCACGCCCGCCGAGAACAGGGCCACCGCCTGA
- a CDS encoding vancomycin high temperature exclusion protein yields MRWIATAPWYGLRRRLRRLFRRRTRREQRRLFQIGVLLCVLALLPATWLRLTTEDRIRTVADVPAAPVGVVFGAGLWNGSPSPYLAHRLDTAVRLYRDGKVRALLVTGDNSRHDYDEPDAMRAYLVKRGVPERRIVRDYAGFDTWDSCSRARRIFGVHRAVLVSQGFHIRRALALCDAAGIDAYGVAVAEPHDVTWSYGALREVVAANKAAVDAAFRPDPDFLGPRERGIEEALAGDGDPR; encoded by the coding sequence ATGCGGTGGATCGCCACGGCGCCGTGGTACGGGCTGCGGCGGCGGCTGCGGCGGTTGTTCCGGCGGCGTACCCGGCGGGAGCAGCGGCGCCTGTTCCAGATCGGCGTACTGCTGTGCGTGCTGGCGCTGCTCCCCGCGACCTGGCTGCGGCTGACCACCGAGGACCGGATCCGTACCGTGGCGGACGTGCCCGCGGCCCCGGTCGGGGTGGTCTTCGGGGCGGGGCTGTGGAACGGTTCGCCGTCCCCGTACCTGGCGCACCGGCTGGACACCGCGGTACGGCTCTACCGGGACGGCAAGGTCCGCGCCCTGCTGGTGACCGGGGACAACAGCCGACACGACTACGACGAGCCGGACGCGATGCGCGCCTACCTCGTGAAACGCGGTGTTCCCGAGCGGCGGATCGTGCGCGACTACGCGGGCTTCGACACCTGGGACTCGTGCAGCCGCGCCCGGCGGATCTTCGGGGTGCACCGGGCGGTGCTGGTGAGCCAGGGGTTCCATATCCGGCGGGCGCTGGCGCTGTGCGATGCCGCGGGGATCGACGCGTACGGGGTGGCGGTGGCCGAGCCGCACGACGTGACCTGGAGCTACGGCGCGCTGCGGGAGGTCGTGGCGGCGAACAAGGCGGCCGTCGACGCGGCCTTCCGGCCCGATCCGGACTTCCTGGGGCCGCGGGAGCGGGGCATCGAGGAGGCGCTCGCCGGGGACGGCGACCCCCGCTGA
- the ltrA gene encoding group II intron reverse transcriptase/maturase, translating into MLSKENLLAALNRVEANRGAPGVDGMTTAELRPWLLVHWPVVRAELDAGTYRPAPVRQVIIPKPGGGERMLGVPRVLDRLIQQAIAQVLVPVFDPQFSGSSFGFRPGRSAHQAVRVARRAIEDGHRWVVDLDLDRFFDRVQHDVLMARVARKVSDRRVLKLIRRYLEAGIMVDGVKMPSAEGTPQGSPLSPVLSNVMLDDLDRELFRRGHRFVRYADDVRVFVRSERAAHRVLASVTAVVEQRLKLKVNREKSRVVRASAAMLLGFGFYFTRNGVRIRIDPKALARWKAKIRELTSRRWSIAMDERIAKIDRFMTGWMGYFRISDASRAFRDLDEWFRRRMRQIRWKEWKRPRTRQAMLRKLGISERLSREWGGTSKGYWRVAGSPVLARALPNAYWDDLGLRTLKPTWQRLRSAG; encoded by the coding sequence ATGCTCTCGAAGGAGAACCTGCTCGCGGCGCTCAACCGCGTCGAAGCGAACCGGGGGGCTCCCGGGGTGGACGGGATGACCACGGCGGAGCTTCGTCCGTGGTTGCTGGTGCACTGGCCCGTTGTCCGGGCTGAGCTCGATGCGGGCACTTACCGGCCGGCGCCGGTCCGTCAGGTGATCATCCCGAAGCCTGGCGGCGGTGAGCGGATGCTGGGGGTGCCGCGGGTGCTGGACCGCTTGATCCAGCAGGCTATCGCGCAAGTGCTCGTGCCCGTTTTCGACCCGCAGTTTTCGGGGTCGTCCTTCGGGTTCCGTCCCGGCCGGTCCGCTCATCAGGCGGTCAGGGTCGCGAGGCGGGCGATCGAGGACGGCCACCGGTGGGTCGTGGACCTTGATCTGGACCGGTTCTTCGACCGGGTTCAGCACGATGTCCTGATGGCGCGGGTCGCGCGGAAAGTCAGTGACCGCAGGGTCTTGAAGTTGATCCGCAGGTACCTGGAAGCCGGGATCATGGTGGACGGCGTGAAGATGCCGAGTGCGGAGGGAACCCCGCAGGGGTCGCCGCTTTCGCCCGTCTTGTCGAACGTCATGCTCGACGACCTGGACCGGGAGCTGTTCAGGCGCGGTCACCGGTTCGTGCGTTACGCCGACGATGTGCGCGTCTTCGTGCGGAGCGAACGGGCCGCCCACAGGGTGCTTGCCTCGGTCACGGCCGTGGTCGAGCAGCGGTTGAAACTGAAGGTCAACCGGGAGAAGTCAAGAGTTGTCCGAGCGTCCGCCGCCATGCTGCTGGGGTTCGGCTTCTACTTCACCCGGAACGGGGTCAGGATCCGGATTGACCCGAAGGCGCTGGCGCGCTGGAAGGCGAAGATCCGGGAGCTGACCTCACGCCGGTGGAGCATCGCGATGGACGAACGGATCGCGAAGATCGACCGGTTCATGACCGGGTGGATGGGCTACTTCCGGATCTCGGATGCCTCCAGGGCGTTCCGGGACCTGGACGAGTGGTTCCGCCGCAGGATGCGGCAGATCCGCTGGAAGGAATGGAAGCGTCCCAGGACGCGCCAGGCCATGCTGCGAAAGCTCGGCATCAGCGAGCGGCTCTCCCGTGAATGGGGAGGCACCAGCAAGGGCTACTGGCGGGTCGCGGGGTCTCCCGTCCTTGCGCGGGCACTGCCCAATGCCTACTGGGACGATCTTGGTCTGCGCACGCTCAAGCCGACCTGGCAACGGTTGAGATCAGCTGGATGA